One Mesorhizobium loti genomic window carries:
- a CDS encoding phosphate transporter, with product MVDIISSEAGIPRPDHPLDSSGGAKWFLPAFGVLVLVGIVYVGYALSQDLAVAKTVPWILLGIALLIALGFEFVNGFHDTANAVATVIYTRSLPAEFAVMWSGAFNFLGVLTSSGAVAFGILSLLPVELILQVGSSSGFAMVFALLVAAILWNLGTWFLGLPASSSHTMVGSIIGVGLANQFMAPAGSATSGVDWSQATNVGVTLLVSPIIGFFAAAILLYAMKLLVRNPALYEAPKGNTPPPWWIRGLLIFTCTGVSFAHGSNDGQKGMGLIMLILIGVVPTAYALNRTPDINYLEAYKAASVNVETALGKYAKPGVTISDAKAAKAAVQDAVRTRTWSDQTTVALQTYIHNTTASLQPYASVDNVPTDLVSNARNDIYLIGEALKLIDKKKLLPMQDADLKAVTDYHKAVDNATKFIPIWVKVAVALALGLGTMVGWKRIVVTVGEKIGKSHLTYGQGAAAELVAMVTIGMADRLGLPVSTTHVLSSGVAGTMAANGSGLQWSTVRNLLLAWVLTLPCSIALAFTLFIVFRQVF from the coding sequence ATGGTGGACATAATTTCCAGTGAGGCGGGCATTCCGAGACCGGATCATCCGCTGGATAGTTCGGGTGGCGCCAAGTGGTTCCTGCCGGCCTTCGGCGTGCTGGTGCTGGTCGGCATCGTCTATGTCGGCTACGCGCTGAGCCAGGATCTGGCGGTGGCCAAGACCGTGCCGTGGATCCTGCTCGGCATCGCCCTGCTGATCGCGCTCGGCTTCGAATTCGTCAACGGTTTCCATGACACCGCCAATGCGGTGGCGACCGTCATCTACACGCGCTCCCTGCCGGCCGAATTCGCCGTCATGTGGTCCGGCGCCTTCAATTTCCTCGGCGTTCTCACCTCCAGCGGCGCGGTCGCCTTCGGCATCCTGTCGCTGCTGCCGGTCGAGCTGATCCTGCAGGTCGGTTCCTCCTCGGGCTTTGCCATGGTGTTCGCGCTGCTGGTCGCCGCCATCCTGTGGAATCTCGGCACCTGGTTCCTCGGCCTGCCGGCCTCGAGCTCGCACACGATGGTCGGCTCGATCATCGGCGTCGGCCTCGCCAACCAGTTCATGGCCCCGGCCGGCAGCGCCACCAGCGGCGTTGACTGGTCGCAGGCGACCAATGTCGGCGTGACCTTGCTGGTGTCGCCGATCATCGGCTTCTTCGCCGCCGCGATCCTGCTCTATGCGATGAAACTGCTGGTCCGCAATCCGGCGCTCTACGAGGCACCGAAAGGCAACACGCCGCCGCCATGGTGGATCCGCGGCCTGCTGATCTTCACCTGCACCGGCGTCAGCTTCGCGCATGGCTCCAATGACGGGCAGAAGGGCATGGGCCTGATCATGCTGATCCTGATCGGCGTCGTGCCGACGGCCTATGCGCTGAACCGTACGCCCGACATCAACTATCTCGAGGCCTACAAGGCGGCTTCGGTCAACGTCGAGACCGCGCTGGGCAAATATGCGAAGCCCGGTGTCACCATTTCCGATGCCAAGGCCGCCAAGGCAGCCGTCCAGGATGCCGTGCGCACCCGGACCTGGAGTGACCAGACGACCGTCGCGCTGCAAACCTACATCCACAACACCACCGCTTCGCTGCAGCCCTACGCATCGGTCGATAATGTGCCGACCGATCTGGTCAGCAACGCCCGCAACGACATCTACCTGATCGGCGAGGCGCTCAAGCTGATCGACAAGAAGAAGCTGCTGCCGATGCAGGACGCCGACCTGAAGGCGGTCACCGACTATCACAAGGCCGTCGACAACGCGACGAAGTTCATCCCGATCTGGGTGAAGGTCGCGGTTGCGCTGGCGTTGGGCCTCGGCACCATGGTCGGCTGGAAACGCATCGTCGTCACGGTTGGGGAGAAGATCGGCAAGAGCCATCTGACCTATGGCCAGGGTGCGGCGGCCGAACTCGTGGCGATGGTGACCATCGGCATGGCCGACCGGCTCGGTTTGCCGGTGTCGACAACCCATGTGCTGTCATCGGGGGTCGCCGGAACGATGGCCGCCAACGGCTCGGGCCTGCAATGGTCGACGGTGCGCAACCTTTTGCTGGCCTGGGTTCTGACCCTGCCATGCTCGATCGCGCTCGCCTTCACGCTGTTCATCGTCTTCCGCCAGGTGTTCTGA